In Candidatus Sulfurimonas marisnigri, a single genomic region encodes these proteins:
- the rplL gene encoding 50S ribosomal protein L7/L12: MAITKEDVLEFISGLSVLELSELVKEFEEKFGVSAQPVAAAGGAAAGASAEAQTEFDVIITDAGAKKIGVIKVVRALTGLGLKEAKDATEALPSTIKEGVDKETAEAAKAELEAAGATVEVK, encoded by the coding sequence ATGGCTATAACTAAAGAAGACGTATTAGAATTTATCTCAGGACTTTCTGTTTTAGAACTTTCTGAGCTTGTTAAAGAATTTGAAGAAAAATTCGGTGTATCTGCTCAACCAGTAGCTGCTGCTGGTGGCGCTGCTGCTGGTGCTTCTGCTGAAGCACAAACTGAGTTTGATGTTATTATTACTGATGCTGGTGCTAAAAAAATCGGTGTTATTAAAGTTGTTCGTGCTCTTACAGGCTTAGGTCTTAAAGAGGCTAAAGACGCAACTGAAGCATTACCATCAACTATCAAAGAGGGTGTTGATAAAGAGACTGCAGAAGCTGCTAAAGCAGAGCTTGAAGCAGCAGGTGCAACAGTAGAAGTTAAATAA